Proteins from one Prevotella sp. E2-28 genomic window:
- a CDS encoding glycoside hydrolase family 88 protein gives MKQKQLIITLLCLLMPALCMAIGWDEQKYKEIENSIQQPQIGKATVLITKSGAKPGNSAADNQKAIQKTIDKCSKKGGGRVIVPAGMTFQTGAIHLKSHVNLVIEEGAVLKFVFQPELYPIVETAWEGLDCYNLSPCIYAFQQTDIAITGKGTIDGGGSKQTWWPWCGAERFGWKPGMIAQKNEARPRLLKNGEDGVPMTDEKGNRTKERTFGQKDGLRPQLVNFTQCQRILIEDVTLLDSPFWVIHPLKSQDVIVRGVHINNDGPNGDGCDPESCDRVMIENCFFNTGDDCIAIKSGRNRDGRERAMPSQNIIIRNCEMKNGHGGVVIGSEISGGAKNIFAHDCVMDSPNLDRVLRIKTNSCRGGIIEDIFVKNITVGQCGESVLKINLDYEHNEICCRGNYPTVRNVLMENVTCQKSRYGVQIIGLEEDTFVNNITVRNCHFNGVQQGNTITGKTRNITFDKLYVNGGLSLTEMPYKHYSEWMTRSEMKRYPKSYLLDFSNRPKWSYVMGIELEGILDTYLRYGGQDIFDYCKLYTDTMINEKGEIRGYNILDYNLDNIRTGHFVTRMYQQQPEKKNLIAMQTLMKQLQNQPRTVVDKVYWHKAIYAYQVWLDGIFMGLPFRCLTAPITEKNAKAVTSIYDDAVDQLTITYNRTLDPKTGLNRHAYDENRNMFWADKETGLSQHCWGRAQGWYTMALIEVLDAVPADYQRRGELIELLQKDFDAILKWQDKKSGVWYQVMDSPSREGNYLESTCSAMFTYALLKAYRKGYVGTKYRDAGIKAYRGIINNFIKINDDETISLTNCCAVAGLGPGISTEVEAALKRINPKASVKENKRRDGSYNYYLSEQIRDNDAKGLGPFIWASLEMEQMGFTTDNVMKPISRQAVTGRNNPVITKADPLASLTVGNGHFATTVDVTGLQSFPFDYEAGVPLTAMSDWGWHSFPNTSLLKPSESEKEFDLGHGHKEVYAVEYKKKSVVSNSVADSASLARSIAATEYFRVNPHRLNLGVIGLDMKDRNGKEISLNALSYIRQELKLYDGVIESSFRADNEPVEVTTAALQDKDAMIYRIKTALLKDGRAKIRIRLPYPTGKHADAAADFTKPERHQSRIVLSDGHAAIIEHTLDSTRYYLKLNWAGKGELARMAEHDYALTTTDDVLTLKAEYLANINIKKDKYANYIPEPVIVYDQELKSVLKAWNRWWNEGAIVDFSECTDPRAKELERRVVLSQYLTQVNCANNMPPQETGLTYNSWFGRPHLEMTWWHMVDFSLWNRPKVLENVLKWYNATAYPVAKQIAERQGFKGIRWMKMTDPWAGEAPSNTGSFLIWQQPHYIYMAEEMYRAYPSQETLIKYGKQVEETAEFMADFVSRDAKSKKYFLQGATAMQESMSKDFSYNHPFELAYWQYGLSVANQWRERQGIERNNQWDEIIKHLSTLPVQKGIYTAGLPKGKTDNLTSFDPFDAVASGAKPTLATETFTEKCRNDHPAVLGACGMLPASTVNPLYSQETMKATLDDVMQNWNWATTWGWDYGMVAMTAARLGQPETALKALLIDTQKNTYLKNGHNFQTSDRLRLYLPGNGALLSAIAMMCAGWDGSEKSFNPGFPQDGTWNVRWENLQRMQ, from the coding sequence ATGAAGCAAAAACAACTGATCATCACATTGCTCTGCCTGCTGATGCCCGCCCTGTGCATGGCCATAGGATGGGACGAGCAGAAGTACAAAGAAATCGAGAACAGCATCCAGCAGCCACAGATTGGCAAGGCCACGGTGCTGATCACCAAGAGCGGCGCCAAGCCCGGCAACAGCGCTGCCGACAACCAGAAGGCTATCCAGAAAACCATAGACAAATGCTCGAAGAAAGGTGGCGGACGCGTCATCGTTCCCGCAGGTATGACTTTCCAGACGGGTGCCATTCACTTGAAGAGTCACGTGAATCTGGTCATCGAGGAAGGTGCTGTGCTGAAGTTCGTCTTCCAGCCCGAGCTCTACCCCATCGTTGAGACCGCATGGGAGGGACTGGACTGCTACAACCTGTCGCCCTGCATTTATGCCTTCCAGCAGACTGACATCGCCATTACCGGCAAGGGTACCATTGATGGTGGCGGTTCGAAGCAGACTTGGTGGCCTTGGTGCGGTGCAGAGCGCTTCGGATGGAAGCCCGGCATGATAGCCCAGAAGAACGAGGCTCGTCCACGTCTGCTGAAGAACGGCGAGGACGGTGTGCCGATGACCGACGAGAAGGGCAACCGCACGAAAGAGCGCACCTTCGGACAAAAGGACGGTCTGCGTCCTCAGCTGGTTAACTTCACCCAGTGTCAGCGCATCCTCATTGAGGACGTCACCCTGCTCGACTCACCTTTCTGGGTGATTCACCCTCTGAAATCGCAGGATGTCATCGTGCGCGGCGTACATATCAACAACGACGGTCCTAACGGCGATGGATGCGACCCTGAGTCATGCGACCGCGTGATGATAGAGAACTGCTTCTTCAACACCGGCGACGACTGCATAGCCATCAAGAGTGGACGCAACCGCGACGGGCGTGAGCGTGCGATGCCTTCGCAGAACATCATCATCCGCAACTGTGAGATGAAGAACGGACACGGCGGTGTGGTTATCGGTTCGGAAATCAGTGGCGGTGCCAAGAATATATTTGCCCACGACTGCGTGATGGACTCACCCAATCTAGACCGTGTGCTCCGCATCAAGACCAACTCCTGCCGAGGCGGTATCATCGAGGACATCTTCGTGAAGAATATCACGGTGGGCCAGTGCGGCGAGAGTGTACTGAAAATCAATCTGGACTACGAGCACAACGAGATTTGCTGTCGCGGCAACTATCCCACGGTGCGCAACGTGCTGATGGAAAATGTCACCTGCCAGAAGTCGCGCTACGGTGTGCAGATCATCGGACTGGAAGAAGACACGTTCGTCAACAACATCACCGTCAGAAACTGTCATTTCAACGGTGTGCAGCAGGGCAACACTATCACCGGTAAGACCCGCAACATCACCTTCGACAAGCTCTACGTGAACGGTGGACTGTCGCTCACCGAGATGCCCTACAAGCACTACTCGGAATGGATGACACGCTCGGAGATGAAGCGCTATCCGAAGTCCTACCTGCTGGACTTCTCCAATCGTCCGAAATGGAGCTACGTGATGGGTATCGAACTGGAAGGTATACTCGACACCTACCTGCGCTACGGCGGTCAGGACATCTTTGACTACTGCAAGCTCTACACCGACACGATGATTAACGAGAAGGGCGAGATTCGCGGATACAACATTCTGGACTATAACCTCGACAATATCCGCACAGGCCATTTCGTAACCCGCATGTACCAGCAACAGCCCGAGAAGAAAAACCTCATCGCCATGCAGACGCTGATGAAGCAACTGCAAAACCAGCCCCGCACGGTGGTCGATAAGGTATACTGGCACAAGGCTATCTATGCCTATCAGGTGTGGCTCGACGGAATCTTCATGGGACTGCCCTTCCGCTGTCTGACAGCTCCTATCACGGAGAAGAACGCGAAAGCTGTGACGAGCATCTACGATGATGCCGTGGACCAGCTCACCATTACTTATAATCGCACGCTCGACCCTAAGACAGGCCTCAACCGTCATGCCTACGATGAAAACAGGAATATGTTCTGGGCCGACAAGGAAACCGGACTGAGTCAGCATTGCTGGGGTCGCGCGCAGGGATGGTACACGATGGCACTCATCGAAGTGCTGGATGCTGTGCCTGCCGACTATCAGCGCCGCGGCGAACTCATTGAACTGTTGCAGAAGGACTTTGACGCCATCTTGAAATGGCAGGATAAGAAGTCGGGCGTTTGGTATCAGGTGATGGATTCCCCAAGCCGTGAAGGAAATTATCTGGAGAGCACCTGTTCGGCTATGTTCACCTACGCCCTTCTGAAGGCTTATCGCAAGGGCTACGTAGGCACCAAATATCGCGATGCAGGCATCAAGGCCTATCGCGGCATCATCAACAATTTCATCAAGATCAATGATGATGAGACTATCTCGCTGACCAACTGCTGTGCGGTAGCTGGGCTGGGCCCTGGCATCAGCACCGAGGTAGAGGCAGCCCTGAAGCGCATCAACCCCAAGGCAAGTGTCAAGGAAAACAAGCGTCGCGACGGGTCGTACAACTATTACCTCTCTGAGCAGATTCGCGACAACGACGCCAAAGGACTGGGTCCGTTTATCTGGGCCAGTCTGGAGATGGAGCAGATGGGATTCACCACCGATAACGTGATGAAGCCTATCAGTAGGCAGGCCGTGACGGGGCGCAATAACCCCGTGATTACCAAGGCCGACCCTCTGGCTTCGCTCACCGTTGGTAACGGACATTTTGCCACAACGGTGGACGTAACAGGTCTGCAGAGCTTCCCTTTTGATTATGAGGCTGGTGTGCCCCTGACGGCAATGTCCGACTGGGGATGGCACTCATTTCCTAACACCAGCCTCCTGAAGCCATCTGAAAGCGAGAAAGAATTCGATTTGGGGCATGGTCACAAGGAGGTCTATGCCGTAGAATACAAGAAGAAAAGTGTGGTCAGCAATTCCGTTGCTGACAGCGCTTCCCTCGCCCGCAGCATCGCTGCCACCGAGTATTTCCGCGTAAACCCTCACCGTCTGAACTTAGGAGTCATCGGCCTCGACATGAAAGACCGCAACGGCAAGGAGATTTCGCTGAACGCCCTGTCGTATATCCGTCAGGAACTGAAGCTCTACGATGGTGTCATTGAGTCCTCATTCCGTGCCGACAACGAGCCCGTAGAAGTGACTACAGCAGCCCTGCAGGACAAGGATGCCATGATTTATCGCATCAAGACGGCTCTACTGAAAGACGGTCGCGCCAAGATTCGCATCCGTCTGCCCTATCCCACCGGCAAACACGCCGATGCCGCTGCCGACTTCACGAAGCCAGAGCGCCATCAGTCGCGCATTGTCCTCAGTGACGGTCATGCAGCTATCATCGAGCACACACTAGACTCTACCCGCTATTACCTAAAGCTCAACTGGGCTGGTAAGGGTGAACTCGCACGAATGGCTGAGCACGACTATGCGCTGACCACGACTGATGACGTGCTGACATTGAAGGCGGAGTATCTGGCCAACATTAACATCAAGAAAGACAAATACGCTAATTACATTCCTGAACCCGTCATCGTCTATGACCAAGAACTGAAGTCTGTTCTCAAGGCCTGGAACCGCTGGTGGAACGAGGGTGCTATCGTGGACTTCTCGGAATGTACCGACCCTCGTGCCAAGGAATTGGAGCGTCGTGTGGTGCTGTCGCAGTATCTCACGCAGGTGAACTGTGCCAACAACATGCCGCCTCAGGAGACAGGACTGACCTACAACTCATGGTTTGGTCGTCCGCATCTGGAGATGACGTGGTGGCACATGGTGGACTTCTCGCTCTGGAACCGTCCGAAGGTACTGGAAAACGTGCTGAAATGGTATAACGCCACCGCCTATCCCGTAGCCAAGCAGATTGCCGAGCGTCAGGGGTTCAAGGGCATCCGCTGGATGAAGATGACCGACCCTTGGGCTGGCGAGGCTCCTTCAAACACGGGTTCGTTCCTGATCTGGCAGCAGCCACATTATATATATATGGCTGAGGAGATGTATCGTGCCTATCCCAGTCAGGAGACGCTGATAAAGTATGGTAAGCAGGTAGAGGAAACGGCCGAATTCATGGCCGATTTCGTCAGTCGCGATGCCAAAAGCAAGAAATATTTCCTGCAGGGTGCTACGGCAATGCAGGAGAGCATGTCAAAGGACTTTTCCTATAATCACCCTTTCGAACTGGCGTATTGGCAGTACGGCCTCAGCGTGGCAAACCAATGGCGTGAGCGTCAGGGCATAGAGCGCAACAACCAATGGGACGAGATTATCAAGCATCTCTCTACCCTGCCTGTTCAGAAAGGCATCTACACCGCCGGTCTGCCCAAGGGTAAGACCGACAACCTGACGAGTTTCGATCCCTTTGATGCGGTAGCCAGTGGTGCAAAACCCACCCTTGCCACCGAAACCTTCACAGAAAAATGTCGCAATGACCATCCTGCTGTGCTGGGTGCCTGCGGCATGTTGCCAGCCTCTACCGTCAATCCGCTGTATTCACAGGAGACGATGAAAGCCACGCTCGATGACGTGATGCAGAACTGGAACTGGGCTACGACCTGGGGATGGGACTACGGAATGGTGGCAATGACGGCAGCCCGCTTGGGTCAGCCCGAGACGGCGCTGAAAGCCCTCCTCATCGACACGCAGAAGAACACCTACCTGAAGAACGGACATAACTTTCAGACATCAGACCGTCTGCGTCTCTACCTGCCTGGCAACGGTGCCCTTCTCTCGGCTATCGCTATGATGTGTGCCGGATGGGACGGAAGCGAAAAGTCCTTCAATCCCGGTTTCCCGCAGGACGGCACTTGGAATGTGCGTTGGGAGAACCTGCAACGTATGCAATAA
- a CDS encoding pectate lyase — protein sequence MKKQIITAVILATASLTTSAQAPAFPGAEGHGRYATGGRGGTVVHVTNLNDSGTGSLRSAVSSKNRIVVFDVAGQIDLKSDLVIKDNVTIAGQTAPYPGITLRYYTVRPGANNIIRFIRIRRGEEKDVNEGADALWQREKTLMMLDHCSFSWSIDEVASFYDNNNFTMQWCTIGESLNNAGHGKGAHGYGGIWGGKLASFHHNMILHVNNRSPRFNGARYNWNGYTSNKLYSTYNWQNTLQAENVDFRNCVIYNADGCYGGPGGGQINMVNNYYKSGPAANVTHLTQVTIAADGNAGNDQTFWGLCSRYFVDGNLIDENPAGWEKFIYDNGTMTKDGDHYIPDPNHYYGNNVNYLTSGGTDYVRIRMDEPAPIGDVTTHSATDAYERVLAYAGASLYRDQVDERYVEETKTGTALYKGSVTNKYGRIDRVADQGEYVLESAKRPSGFDTDQDGMPDEWELANGLNPNSAADGKTYTLDSEKRWYTNLEVYMNSLVENIMKAGNSNAQTGIDEYYPQYMSTNGIHTVSTSNPSIDDAYYDLQGLRVDTLKKGIYIRNGHKIIVQ from the coding sequence ATGAAGAAACAAATCATTACAGCAGTCATCCTTGCTACTGCATCACTCACAACATCGGCGCAGGCTCCAGCCTTCCCCGGTGCTGAAGGTCACGGACGCTATGCTACTGGCGGACGTGGCGGTACCGTTGTTCATGTAACCAACCTCAACGACTCTGGAACGGGTTCTTTGCGCTCTGCCGTGAGTTCCAAGAACCGCATCGTGGTATTCGATGTAGCAGGCCAGATAGACCTCAAGTCAGACCTTGTCATCAAAGACAATGTCACCATTGCCGGACAGACGGCTCCCTACCCAGGCATCACGTTGCGTTATTATACGGTACGCCCCGGTGCCAACAATATCATCCGTTTCATCCGTATTCGTCGCGGCGAGGAGAAGGATGTCAACGAGGGGGCTGATGCATTGTGGCAGCGAGAGAAGACCCTTATGATGCTCGACCACTGTTCTTTCTCATGGAGTATCGATGAGGTAGCTTCGTTCTATGACAACAACAATTTTACGATGCAGTGGTGTACCATTGGCGAGAGTCTTAACAATGCAGGGCACGGTAAAGGCGCTCACGGCTATGGTGGTATCTGGGGCGGAAAACTGGCTTCGTTTCATCACAACATGATTCTGCACGTTAACAACCGTTCTCCACGATTCAATGGTGCACGTTATAACTGGAACGGCTATACCAGTAACAAGCTCTACAGCACTTACAACTGGCAAAACACGTTGCAAGCTGAAAATGTAGATTTCCGCAACTGCGTCATCTATAACGCAGATGGTTGTTACGGCGGTCCTGGCGGTGGGCAGATAAATATGGTGAACAACTACTACAAGAGTGGACCTGCCGCCAATGTGACCCACCTCACGCAAGTCACTATTGCTGCCGATGGTAATGCGGGCAACGACCAAACCTTCTGGGGACTATGTAGTCGCTACTTCGTAGATGGCAACCTCATTGACGAGAATCCTGCGGGGTGGGAAAAGTTCATCTACGACAACGGCACGATGACAAAAGATGGTGATCACTATATCCCCGACCCTAATCACTACTACGGCAACAATGTTAACTACCTAACCAGCGGCGGTACTGACTATGTGCGTATCCGCATGGACGAACCGGCACCTATTGGCGACGTAACCACTCACAGCGCTACAGACGCCTACGAGAGAGTGTTGGCGTATGCAGGTGCCTCGCTTTATCGCGACCAGGTAGACGAACGTTATGTTGAGGAAACGAAAACAGGCACCGCCCTGTATAAGGGCTCTGTCACGAATAAATACGGACGTATTGACCGCGTGGCAGATCAAGGGGAATACGTACTGGAATCAGCAAAGCGTCCTTCCGGATTCGATACAGACCAGGATGGTATGCCTGATGAATGGGAACTTGCCAACGGACTGAACCCCAATAGTGCCGCCGACGGAAAGACCTATACACTGGACAGCGAGAAAAGATGGTACACCAATCTGGAAGTCTATATGAACTCGCTCGTTGAGAACATTATGAAAGCAGGTAATTCGAATGCCCAAACGGGTATTGATGAATACTACCCACAATATATGAGCACCAACGGAATCCATACCGTTTCAACATCTAATCCAAGTATCGATGACGCCTACTACGACTTGCAAGGTCTTCGGGTAGATACACTCAAGAAAGGTATCTATATCAGAAACGGACACAAAATCATCGTACAATAA
- a CDS encoding trimeric intracellular cation channel family protein encodes MNQDIIIKIIELLGTFAFAVSGIRHAAAKHFDWFGGYVCGIAVAIGGGTIRDVILDVPIFWMTTPIYMICTAVALLTVAFMSKWMEPLKNAWFVFDTFGLALFTIAGIQRSLDAGQAFWVAIIMGCITGAAGGVIRDVLLNNEPVIFHKEIYAMACVVGGLAYWGGIELGVPVGITAVVSFVVTCLIRFLAVRYHISLPILKGEEKSDEN; translated from the coding sequence ATGAATCAGGATATCATCATAAAAATCATAGAATTACTGGGTACATTTGCCTTTGCAGTCTCAGGAATCCGTCATGCAGCAGCCAAGCATTTCGACTGGTTTGGCGGTTATGTGTGTGGCATTGCCGTAGCTATTGGCGGTGGTACGATACGTGATGTGATACTCGACGTGCCTATCTTCTGGATGACAACACCTATTTATATGATATGTACGGCGGTGGCGCTGCTCACGGTGGCTTTTATGAGCAAATGGATGGAACCGTTGAAGAATGCGTGGTTCGTTTTTGACACCTTTGGTCTTGCCCTCTTTACCATAGCTGGTATCCAGCGAAGCCTTGATGCCGGACAGGCTTTCTGGGTGGCAATCATCATGGGCTGTATCACGGGTGCTGCCGGCGGGGTGATTCGTGACGTACTGCTGAACAACGAGCCCGTCATTTTCCATAAGGAGATTTATGCTATGGCTTGTGTCGTTGGCGGATTGGCTTATTGGGGAGGCATAGAGTTAGGCGTACCTGTAGGAATTACGGCTGTGGTAAGTTTCGTGGTGACGTGCCTGATACGTTTCTTAGCTGTGCGTTATCATATTTCATTACCAATATTAAAAGGTGAAGAAAAAAGCGACGAGAATTGA
- a CDS encoding transporter substrate-binding domain-containing protein has protein sequence MKQGIKHIRSCFLALFVGLLFVSCDSNDDNTMQPSELATQLGFNRENPLIFGIDHDYAPLEYVDDRGTPQGYDVEFTRILMHRLGIPFTFHPNSWKNLAPDVLHGNVDLGMMIYSPYRKDSTNYSRAVFRLYYQVVYPKVSDDERFDFRNLEGKRIAYMNSRPVGEMLASENAKKFSVTNLEEAMFDLVEGKYDAVICYRYQARYLIDHHHFKNLLTDDISLPPREYCYVGSNKELINAIDHELLKMETEGVTDDVYTIKSTFNGIRIPTWVWYLLGGITILSLLIINIIYRISRKRLAQANAVLEKGNLELKQRNEELVIARERALESDRMKTAFIRNMTHQIRTPLNIVTGFAQVINDDYETLSRDDMKMMVSQMMKNTDAITAIVNKLISLSIIQSRYKLTKDDCMTCNQLCQEVSLALRLSHPDEVAFKIESYVPDDLYIQTNKSSLLNIIGELLHNADQFTEKGSITLSCYQPNDTNVCFCVTDTGKGIPAQDRQNIFNQFFKLDEFSEGLGLGLTLCKIATNQLGGDIQIDNNYNNGTRVIVTLPLN, from the coding sequence ATGAAACAAGGCATAAAACATATCAGAAGTTGCTTCCTGGCATTATTTGTCGGGCTTTTATTCGTGTCATGTGATAGCAACGACGACAATACGATGCAGCCTTCGGAACTGGCCACCCAGTTGGGGTTCAACCGTGAAAATCCTCTGATTTTTGGTATCGACCACGACTATGCCCCATTGGAATACGTTGACGATAGAGGCACACCTCAAGGATATGACGTAGAGTTCACCCGCATCCTGATGCATCGTTTGGGTATTCCGTTTACTTTTCACCCTAATTCATGGAAGAATCTTGCGCCCGACGTGCTTCACGGCAACGTTGATCTGGGAATGATGATTTATTCGCCCTACCGAAAGGACAGCACAAACTATTCGCGTGCCGTGTTCCGCCTCTACTATCAGGTGGTCTATCCCAAGGTTAGCGACGACGAGCGCTTCGACTTCCGTAATTTGGAAGGAAAACGCATTGCCTATATGAACTCACGTCCTGTTGGTGAGATGCTCGCTAGCGAGAATGCCAAGAAATTTAGTGTGACCAACCTTGAAGAGGCAATGTTTGACCTTGTAGAGGGCAAGTACGATGCCGTTATCTGCTACCGCTATCAGGCTCGCTACCTCATTGATCATCACCATTTCAAGAATCTTCTTACCGATGATATCTCCCTGCCCCCACGCGAATACTGCTACGTGGGTTCTAACAAAGAGCTCATCAATGCCATTGACCACGAGCTGCTCAAGATGGAGACTGAGGGCGTGACTGATGATGTTTATACCATTAAGTCAACATTTAATGGTATTCGCATCCCCACGTGGGTTTGGTATCTGCTTGGAGGAATTACCATTCTCTCACTCCTCATAATCAACATCATCTACCGTATTTCCCGTAAACGTCTGGCTCAGGCTAATGCTGTGCTCGAGAAAGGCAATTTGGAACTTAAACAACGCAACGAGGAACTCGTTATCGCTCGCGAACGAGCTTTGGAGTCTGACCGCATGAAGACAGCCTTTATCCGAAACATGACCCATCAGATACGCACGCCGCTAAATATCGTCACAGGGTTTGCACAGGTCATCAACGACGACTACGAGACGCTCTCACGCGACGACATGAAAATGATGGTAAGCCAAATGATGAAGAACACCGACGCCATCACCGCTATTGTCAACAAACTGATTTCGCTTTCCATTATTCAGAGTCGTTACAAACTGACAAAGGACGATTGTATGACCTGCAATCAATTATGCCAGGAAGTTTCGCTTGCGCTGCGACTCTCGCATCCCGATGAGGTGGCATTCAAGATAGAGTCTTACGTGCCTGATGACCTCTATATTCAAACAAACAAAAGTAGTCTTCTAAACATCATTGGCGAACTACTTCACAATGCCGATCAGTTCACCGAAAAAGGCAGCATCACCTTGAGTTGCTATCAACCCAACGACACAAATGTTTGCTTCTGCGTCACCGATACAGGAAAGGGTATTCCCGCACAAGACAGACAGAACATCTTCAACCAGTTCTTCAAGTTGGATGAATTCTCAGAAGGTCTTGGTTTAGGCCTCACGCTCTGCAAGATAGCCACAAATCAATTGGGAGGCGATATCCAGATTGACAATAACTATAATAACGGTACGCGCGTTATTGTCACCCTGCCTTTGAATTAA
- a CDS encoding replication-associated recombination protein A, protein MAEPLAERLRPRTLDDYIGQQHLVGEGAVLRRMIDSGRISSFILWGPPGVGKTTLAQIIANKLETPFYTLSAVTSGVKDVRDVIEKAQKGRFFNEASPILFIDEIHRFSKSQQDSLLGAVERGIVTLIGATTENPSFEVIRPLLSRCQLYVLKSLEKDDLLKLLERAITKDLILKERKIELKETDALLRYSGGDARKLLNILELVVESESGDVTITDELVVARLQQNPLAYDKDGEMHYDIISAFIKSIRGSDPDAALYWMARMIEGGEDPQFIARRLVISASEDIGLANPNALLLANAAFDTVMKIGWPEARIALAECAVYLATSPKSNSAYLGIDAALALVRETGNQPVPLPIRNAPTQLMKELGYHDGYKYPHDYPGHFTPQQYMPDALTDKRLWHGQHNPAEEKLYQRMVNYWGKRFEE, encoded by the coding sequence ATGGCAGAACCGTTAGCAGAAAGACTGAGACCGCGCACGCTGGATGATTATATTGGTCAGCAGCATTTGGTTGGCGAAGGTGCTGTGCTTCGAAGAATGATTGATTCGGGGCGCATCTCGTCGTTTATCCTGTGGGGACCTCCGGGAGTTGGAAAGACCACACTGGCGCAGATTATTGCCAATAAGTTGGAAACGCCCTTCTACACCCTTTCTGCCGTAACCAGTGGTGTAAAGGATGTGAGGGATGTGATAGAGAAGGCTCAGAAAGGTCGTTTCTTTAATGAAGCTTCTCCAATCTTGTTTATTGATGAGATTCATCGTTTTTCGAAGTCTCAGCAAGACTCATTGTTGGGTGCTGTGGAGCGTGGTATCGTGACTCTGATAGGTGCTACGACAGAGAACCCTTCTTTTGAAGTTATACGTCCTTTGCTGTCGCGATGCCAGCTCTATGTTTTGAAGTCATTAGAGAAAGATGACTTGCTAAAACTTCTTGAACGTGCCATCACGAAAGACCTGATATTAAAAGAGCGCAAGATAGAACTGAAAGAGACTGATGCGCTACTTCGCTATAGTGGAGGCGATGCTCGTAAGTTATTGAATATATTAGAGTTGGTTGTTGAATCCGAAAGTGGAGATGTAACTATAACTGATGAACTGGTTGTTGCTCGATTACAACAAAATCCATTGGCTTACGACAAGGATGGCGAGATGCACTACGATATTATATCGGCCTTCATCAAGAGCATACGTGGCAGTGATCCAGATGCAGCCCTCTATTGGATGGCGCGCATGATTGAAGGTGGTGAGGACCCGCAATTCATAGCCCGCCGCTTGGTTATCTCAGCATCGGAAGATATTGGATTGGCTAATCCCAACGCACTGCTGTTAGCTAATGCTGCTTTTGATACGGTCATGAAAATAGGTTGGCCGGAAGCGCGTATTGCGCTGGCAGAATGCGCTGTATATCTGGCTACATCGCCTAAGAGCAACTCGGCTTACCTGGGTATTGATGCCGCTTTGGCCTTGGTGCGCGAGACTGGTAATCAGCCTGTGCCGCTGCCCATCCGTAATGCGCCAACTCAGCTGATGAAGGAGCTTGGCTATCATGACGGTTATAAATATCCGCACGATTACCCAGGACATTTCACCCCTCAGCAATATATGCCCGATGCGTTGACAGACAAACGTCTGTGGCACGGACAGCACAACCCCGCTGAAGAAAAGCTGTATCAGCGGATGGTGAACTACTGGGGAAAACGTTTTGAGGAATAG